The genomic stretch tactactaataataataacaataataataatttactactactactactaatgataataataataatttactactgctactactactaataacaataatttactactactaataataataataataataataacaataataatttactactgctactattactactactactactactactactaataataataataataataatttactactactactactaataataataataataataataatgtactactgctactactaataataataataacaataataataatgtactactactgctactactaataataataataacaataataatgtactactactaataataataataataacaataataattttctactactactactactactactactaataataataataacaataataataatgtactactactgctactactaataataataataacaataataatgtactactactactacaactactactactaataataacaataataatcatttactactactactactactactactaatgataataataataataataatttactactgctactaccactaataacaataatttactactactactactaataataataataacaataataatttactactgctactattactactactactactactactactactaataataataataatactaataatttactactactactactactactactaataataataataataatgtactactgctactactactaataataataataacaataataataatgtactactactgctactactactaataataataataacaataataatgtactactactactactactactactaataataataataataataacaataataataattttctactactactactaataataataataataataataacaataataataattttctactactaataataataataataacaataataataatgtactactactgctactactaataataataataacaataataatgtactactactactactactactactactaataataataataataacaataatgataattttctactactactactactaataataataataataataataatttactactactaataataaaaaagtaTGATCTTACCGTCCTGTACTCAGCCAGTGTGATGGTGCCATCACTGTCTGTGTCGTGCATGTTGAACAGGACTGTGACAAACAGGAACACCTTATGTTTATCACTTtgctttttactttttatccaaGCTGCAATCTAcaaagtacaaaagcagtgaagttgtcacgttgtgtaaatggtaaataaaaagagaatacaacaaatccttttcaacttatattcaatagaatagactgcaaagacaagatatttcatgttcacactgacaaactttggtatgttttgcaaataatcatcaacttagaatggaatggcagcaacacgttgcaaaaaaggcatttttaccactgtgttacatggcctttccttttaacaacactcagtaaaggtttgggaactgaggagacacatttttgaagtgcctCTATGGACCACTAGGGGGTGTGCAGTACCTCCATGATCCACTAGGGGGTGTGCAGTGCCTCTATGGACCACTCGGGGGTGTGCAGTACCTCTATGGACCACTAGGGGGTGTGCAGTACCTCTATGATCCACTAGGGGGTGTGCGGTGCCTCTATGGACCACTAGGGGGTGTGCAGTGCCTCTATGGACCACTGGGGGGTGTGCGGTGCCTCTATGGACCACTAGGGGGTGTGCAGTGCCTCTATGGACCACTAGGGGGTGTGCTGTGCCTCTACGGACCACTAGGGGGTGTGCAGTGCCTCTATGGACCTCTAGGGGGTGTGCGGTGCCTCTGTGGACCACTAGGGGGGGTGCGGTGCCTCTATGGACCACAAGGTGGTGTGTGGTGCCTCTATGGACCACTAGGGGGGGTGCGGTGCCTCTATGGACCACTAGGGGGTGTGCGGTGCCTCTATGGACCACTAGGGGGGGTGCAGTGCCTCTATGGACCACTAGGGGGTGTGCAGTGCCTCTATGGACCACTAGGGGGTGTGGAGCAAGTTGTCTCACATCGTAGTTTCTCCTTCCTCATGGCCTCCCTCTCCTCCGGGCTGGTCTTCAGAGTCGGGGGTCTGAAGTGAGCCATGACCTTGAGGAACTGCTCGAATCCGATCTCCTGTGAGGAGCCCGCCTCATCCTGACCTTGGTTCCTGCACGCCAGATCCACACGTTAGCCAAGACAAGCTAATCTTTGTTGTCATAAATTCCACAGAGGACGTTAACGTGACCTTTGAACTCCAGCAGACCAGATAATGTTTTTATGACCGCGTGTGGAGGAATGTGTGTGGAGAAACCCAACCCCTGTTGTGCTAAGCTAGCGGTTATTGTTTTAGCACTTACAGTAAGTTTGCTAGCAGTCTTTTGACAAATGGAATCTTAGtttatttcaaaacagaaagagaCGCACTTTGTTCCGTATTCAAGTTAGAAGGAAACAGTTAGCTAGTTAGCTAGTTAGTACCTGTTTTACAGTCATCTGCCAAGCTTCCGCTTTTTGACTTCAAATGACTTAGCTAGTTAGCTAGTTATCTGCCTAGCTCCTACTCCAAAGCTAGTTAGCTAGATGTCCACACAGCTTCTGGTCTATTTTCTCCAGATGACTTAGCTAGTTAGCTAGTTGTCCACTAAgctagtgttaataataataataataataataataataagtacgggtgtagtgttaataataataataataataataataataataagtacgggtgtagtgttaataataataataataataataataagtatgggtgtagtgttaataataataataataataataataagtacgggtgtagtgttaataataataataagtacggGTGTAgtgttaataatgataataataataataagtacgggtgtagtgttaataataataataagtatgggtgtagtgttaataataataataataagtacaggtgtagtgttaataataataataataataagtacgggtgtagtgttaataataataataagtacgggtgtagtgttaataataataataataataataataataagtacgggtgtagtgttaataataataataagtacgggtgtagtgttaataataataataataataataataagtacgggtgtagtgttaataataataataataataataataataataagtacgggtgtagtgttaataataataataataataagtacggGTGTAGTGTTAATAATAACAAGTACGGGtgtagtgttaataataataataagtacgggtgtagtattaataataataatattattaagtaCTGCtgtagtgttaataataataacaagtaAGGGTGTAGTGTTAATAACAACTAATAATAAGTATGGGtgtagtgttaataataataagtacggGTGTAgtgttaataacaataataataataataagtacaagtgtagtgttaataataataagtaccggtgtagtgttaataataataacaattacagGTGTAGTGTTAATAATAACAAGTACGGGtgtagtgttaataataataataatattaagtaCTGCtgtagtgttaataataataaagtacgggtgtagtgttaataataataatattattaagtgCTGCTGTAGTgttaataataatcaataataataaagtactgctgtagtgttaataataataaagtacgggtgtagtgttaataataataatattaagtaCTGCTGTAGTgttaataataatcaataataataaagtaCGGGTTTAGTGTTAATAACAATTAATAACAAGTATGGGtgtagtgttaataataatattaacaagtaCGGGtgtagtgttaataataataataatattaagtaCTGCtgtagtgttaataataataaagtacgggtgtagtgttaataataataatattattaagtgCTGCTGTAGTgttaataataatcaataataataaagtactgctgtagtgttaataataataaagtacgggtgtagtgttaataataataatattaagtaCTGCTGTAGTgttaataataatcaataataataaagtaCGGGTTTAGTGTTAATAACAATTAATAACAAGTATGGGTGTAGTGTTAATAATAAGTACGGGtgtagtgttaataataatattaacaagtatgggtgtagtgttaataataataataataataaagtactgGTGTAGTGttaataacaattaataataataataataagtactgCTAACAATCAAAGGTGTGTTGATGTTTCAGTGAAGTTTGcaccttttgtcaaagaaagcttCGATGATTTGCTTCTTGATGGGATTGTTGGCCAGAGACACCACACTCTCCAGGTTCTCtctgctgcacacacacacacacacacacacacacacacacacacacacacacacacacacacacacacacacacacacacacacacacacacacacacacacacacatttaatagTTGATTTGATCAGACGGTGTTTCAATCAAATCTGTCCTTACTGctaaaagtcaaagatcctttatggaaggatatcaaagatcttctaaatgacaggagaaccccacttcaacttaaagacagcataagttcaTTCCagatgttaataataaatagtttaGTGTAATAATTTCACTGTtcgaacattccacactacaaaatcacAAAAGGCTTtatgattcgtgctgatatcgtatgggatcgatatcggtatcggacaACACGTAAGGCTCCAGTATCGGAAATGACACCTTTTGTGAAGACTACTCTCACAGTCCCatcatcaagtgcttttttagACAGAGTCAACAGGCAGCAGCAAATTGCAAAATAGTTCACTACCTTATAAGGACGCAGGAAGTTGTTGACTCCGCCTACAACAAAGAGTTGAAACATTCCAATTGTGCAAGATGACTTGTTCTCTAATAAATCTAGTTAGTTTTAATTGTCAGCTGGTCAGACGGGTTTTAGTCCTTTTTATTCCCGCCAACACTGACCAGAAGTGACGCAACTAAGTTAGACCTTGACCAGAAGTGACGCAACTAAGTTAGACCTTGACCAGAAGTGACACAACTAAGTTAGACATTGACCAGAAGTGACACAACTAAGTTAGACCTTGACCAGAAGTGACACAACTAAGTTAGACGCTGACCAGAAGTGACGCAACTAAGTTAGACCTTGACCAGAAGTGACACAACTAAGTTAGACATTGACCAGAAGTGACACAACTAAGTTAGACATTGACCAGAAGTGACACAACTAAGTTAGACCTTGACCAGAAGTGACGCAACTAAGTTAGACCTTGACCAGAAGTGACGCAACTAAGTTAGACCTTGACCAGAAGTGACACAACTAAGTTAGACATTGACCAGAAGTGACACAACTAAGTTAGACCTTGACCAGAAGTGACACAACTAAGTTAGACGCTGACCAGAAGTGACGCAACTAAGTTAGACCTTGACCAGAAGTGACACAACTAAGTTAGACATTGACCAGAAGTGACACAACTAAGTTAGACCTTGACCAGAAGTGACACAACTAAGTTAGACGCTGACCAGAAGTGACGCAACTAAGTTAGATGTTGACCAGAAGTGACACAACTAAGTTAGACGCTGACCAGAAGTGACGCAACTAAGTTAGACCTTTACCAGAAGTGACACAACTAAGTTAGACCTTGGCCAGAAGTGACACAACTAAGTTAGACGCTGACCAGAAGTGACGCAACTAAGTTAGACCTTTACCAGAAGTGACACAACTAAGTTAGACGCTGACCAAAAGTGACACAACTAAGTTAAATGTTGACCAGAAGTGACACAACTAAGTTAGACGCTGACCAGAAGTGACACAACTAAGTTAAATGTTGACCAGAAGTGACACAACTAACTTAGATATTGACCAGAAGTGACACAACTAAGTTAGACGCTGACCAGAAGTGACACAACTAAGTTACACCTTTACCAGAAGTGACACAACTAAGTTAGACGCTGACCAGAAGTGACACAACTAAGTTAGATGTTGAACAGAAGTGACACAACTAAGTTAGATATTGACCAGAAGTGACACAACTAAGTTATATGCTGACCAGAAGTGACGCAACTAAGTTAGACCTTTACCAGAAGTGACACAACTAAGTTATATGCTGACCAGAAGTGACACAACTAAGTTAGACGCTGACCAGAAGTGACACAACTAAGTTAGATGTTGACCAGAAGTGACACAACTAAGTTAGATGTTGATGAGAAGTGACACAACTAAGTTAGATGTAGACCAGAAGTGACACAACTAAGTTAGACGCTGACCAGAAGTGACACAACTAAGTTAGATGTTGACCAGAAGTGACACAACTAAGTTAGATGTTGACCAGAAGTGACACAACTAAGTTAGATGTTGATGAGAAGTGACACAACTAAGTTAGATGTAGACCAGAAGTGACACAACTAAGTTAGATGTTGATGAGAAGTGACACAACTAAGTTAGATGTAGACCAGAAGTGACACAACTAAGTTAGATGTTGACCAGAAGTGACACAACTAAGTTAGATGTTGATGAGAAGTGACACAAGTAAGTTAGATGTAGACCAGAAGTGACACAACTAAGTTAGATGTAGACCAGAAGTGACACAACTAAGTTAGATGTTGAACAGAAGTGACACAACTAAGTTAGATGTTGATGAGAAGTGACACAACTAAGTTAGATGTTGACAAGAAGTGACACAACTAAGTTAGACCTTTACCAGAAGTGACACAACTAAGTTAGACCTTGACCAGAAGTGACACAACTAAGTTAGATATTGAACAGAAGTGACGCAACTAAGTTAGACCTTTACCAGAAGTGACACAACTAAGTTATACGCTGACCAGAAGTGACACAACTAAGTTAGACGCTGACCAGAAGTGACACAACTAAGTTAGATGTTGACCAGAAGTGACTCAACTAAGTTATACGCTGACCAGAAGTGACACAACTAAGTTAGATGTTGACCAGAAGTGACTCAACTAAGTTATACGCTGACCAGAAGTGACACAACTAAGTTATACGCTGACCAGAAGTGACACAACTAAGTTATACGCTGACCAGAAGTGACACAACTAAGTTATACGCTGACCAGAAGTGACACAACTAAGTTAGACGCTGACCAGAAGTGACTCAACTAAGTTAGATGTTGACCAGAAGTGACACAACTAAGATtgttgcataaaaattcagtgtaaaaagattatttgcagtaaaattcaatgtccatccatgcatccattttctaccgcttgtcccttttgggatcgcggggggtgctggagtaaaaaaaaaaaatcagtgcataaaaattgaCATTGTAAAAACAATTATGTGCCTAaaaattgagttaaaaaaaaatatgtgcagAAAAAATCAGTTAgaaaaaaattttgtgtaaaaatttaaccgtggaaaaaaaaaaaattgagtgttATCAAATTTTgtgcaaaaaaatcagtgtaaaaaaaaataaaaaaatagaaaaaatgaagTGCATAAAAATTGAGTGTTATCAaattaagtgcaaaaaaaaaaatcagtgtaataaaatttgaaaaaaaattaagtgcataAAAATTAATTGGCAAAAAAATTAAGtgcagaaaaaaaagtgtaaaaaaaattccctgcataaaaattaagtgtaaaaaaatctgtgcagaaaaaaattgagtgtaaaaaattagccatggaaaaaaaatcagtgcatacAAATTTTGTGTTATCAAATTAAGTGCCAAAAAATCAGTataaaataatttgaaaaaaaaaataagttcatAAAAATTGAGTGTTATCAAATTAAGTGCAAAAACATTAGTGTaataaaatttgtaaaaaaattcactgcataaaaattcagtgtaataaaatgAAGTgaagaaaaaaatcagtgtagacattttcagtgcagaaaaattcagtttatgaaaaataagtgcagaaaaattcattgtgtaaaaattcagtgaattaaacttcagtgtaaaaacaattaAGTGcataaaaattgagtgtaaaaatattcagtgcagaaaaattgagTGTTATCAAATTAAGtgcataaaaaatcagtgtaaaaaaaattgaaaaaaattaagtgcATAACAATTCAGTGGCAAAAAATTtaagtgcataaaaattcagtggcaAAAAATTtaagtgcataaaaattcagtggcaaaaaaattaagtgcataaaaattcagtggcaAAAAAATtgagtgcataaaaattcagtgtacaaatattcagtgtagaaaaatttagTTTTAACAAATGAAGTGCAGAAAAATTGAGTGTTATCAAATGAAGtgcataaaaaaatagtttttttttcataaagaaatacaatcatgtgtgcttacggactgtatccctgcagactgtattgatctataatgatatattatgtacatattgtgttttttatgttgatttaataaaaaaataaataaaaaaaataaaataaaaaaaatgtatttcttgtgcggcccggtgccgcggcccggtggttggggaccactgctggaatatacagtatgtatgagcACTCTGCCGTTTTTTATATTTCAGGGCACAAAAAACAGAAGCGCTCAGTTGTTTTTGATGAAAACAAAAAGCGAAACAGAAGTCAATCAAAGGTCATCTATACAGGACGACGTCTTACCTTATTGTTTCCTCATTTTCACTGAGTTGTCGGAATCGTTTGTGGAGGTTTTTGATCTGCTCCAGTgaaactaaacacacacacacacacacacacacacacacgcacaacaaAAAGAAATGATGAACACAATAATCAATAACGATCAATAAGTTGGTAAAAGTTTGAACAATAAAGTCAAAGTTGGTCATGTGACCACTACAATCCTTCACATtctcatcaacacacacacacacatttatataaataatatatatatatatatatatatatatatatatatatatatatatatatatatatatatatatatatatatatatatatatatatatatatatatgtatatatatatatatatatatatatatatatatatatgtatatatatatatatatatatgtatatacatatatatatatatatatatatatatatgtatatatatatatatatatatatatatgtttatatatatatatatatatatatatatatatatatatatatatatatatatatataaccatatatatctatataaacatatatatatatatatatatatatatatgtatatatatatatatatatatatatatatatatatatatatatatatataaacatatatatactgtatatgtatgtatatatatatatatatatacagtatatatatatatatatatgtatgtatgtatattatttatataaattatatatatatatatacatatgtatatatatatatatataaccatatatatatatatatatacatatacatatgtatgtatatatatataaccatatatatatatatatatatatatatatatatatatatatatatatatatatatatatatatatatatatggttatatatatatacatgtatatatacatatgtatatatatatatatatatggttatatatatatatacatatgtatatatatatatatatatggttatatatatatatatatatatatatatatgtatatatatatatatatatatacacatatatatatatatatatatatatgtatatatatatacatatatatatatatacacatatatatatgtatatatatatatatgtatatatatacatatatatatatatatatacattatatgtatatatatatatacatacatacatatatatatatatatacatacatatatatatatatatatgtacatatatatatatatatgtatatgtatatatatatatgtatatattgatgtTTAAATGATCATTTTTAcactaaataaatgtattaaaaaaatgctGACTCATACCAAATGTTCCCAGTAAAGTAGAATACAAATAGATTAtttttaaacatgaataattgttcTTGGCAGCAAAAAGGAGAATGACTTTTGTCCAAATGAACCAACTCTGTTCCTAATAAAGTGGCCATCGAGTCACGTTGCCACACTTTGCTTTTTCGGGTAAAACAAAAAAGTGCAGCATATAAAAGTGAGAAGAaaacatcaaaataataataataataattattatcattgttattatgtaGAAACTTACTTACATCCAGTTTTATGCACCAAGTCCTGGTACTGGTTCTGCTCGGGACGCGCCTGTGAACCTCCCATGCCTTTTctctgagtgtgtgcgtgtgcgtgtgcgtgtgtacgTGCGTGTACGTGTGGCCCCCCCTCCTTCCCCCCGGGTCCTAAGTCCTTGGACACTTCAGACAATGGTAAGACTTTTattgagcttttattgtgaaaagactTTTGATGAGGCGGTCGGTAAATATGAATTATGACGGCAAcaaaacaagattaaaaaatgCATGAGCgtgagttttgttttgttttgtttgacagaacttttttcttttcttcttcacTTCCGCCATCTTTGTGTgtgggacacttcattaggtacacagcgACGGCGTCaactaaatatatatttattttcactgGAAACTCTACagacttattttttttacagcagttttgtaccataaaatgtttttatttttgctttaaaatCTAATATGTTAACGATCTTATTTCGATCATCAgtgcgtcacttcctgtcaccACCGGGTGGCGCTGTGACTCAAGCATGAAGTgatctatttattttgtattgtttaacAATATACCTTCTTTTCCTAAcaatatactttaaaaaatatattttctacaataaacttttcaaaaatattttttttaaactacattgCTCAAAGTCGGTatattcttaaaaaaatatattgttaaaaataagAATTTAGAATATTGTTAAACATTTTCTAAAATAAGTATATTGATAATAATTTAAAAacgtatatattttaaaataactAAGTACATAGGTCAACAAAATAACAGATATATTgttgaaaatttatattttggatTATATTacctttgtttttttatttcatttataatatgataataatgattttttttttaacaatgtacttaattgtgtattattatttttaacaatatATCTTTTTACTTAACTTTTGTGTTCAACAATACACtttttaaacaattattttcagCAATATACTTTTACAAGTATATTGTTAAAAATAACTTCCAAAAATAAGTGTATTGTTCAAAATAACATTTTGGATTGTATTacatgatatatttttatttcatttataattTCTGAACATAAACATTTAAATGATTGTTTTTAACAACAtacttaattttgtattattatctTGAACAATGTACCTTTTTACTTAATTTTTGTGTTCAATGgtatactttttaaaaattatttcagCATCATACTTTCACAAGTATATTGttaaaaataatttacaaaaataAGTGTATTGTTTAAAATAACATTTTGGATTATATTACATGATATATTTTAATTTCATTTATAATGtcagaaaataaacatttaaatgatTGTTTTTAACAACGTACTTaactttgtattattatttttaacaatgtATCTTTTTACTTAATTTTTGTGTTCAacaatatacttttttaaaattatgtcaGCATCATACTTTTACAAGTATATTGttaaaaataatttacaaaaataAGTGTActgttaaaaaatacaatttggaATTATATTACATGATATATTTTAATTTCATTTATAATTtcagaaaataaacatttaaatagttGTTTTTAACaacataattttgtattattttgaacAATGTACCCTTTTACTTAATTTTGTGATAATggtatactttaaaaaaattattttcagcaatatacttttgtttttttaacttaaattatACTTTATACAATATACTTGAGTGTATTgttaacaattaaaaaataaatgtattattaaaaataatcataCAAAAATAGGTATAAACTTTTGAAAACTATTTTTGACAATAaactttttacttattttttgtgttcaacaatatgcttttttaaaattattttcagCAATATACTTTTACAAGTATatcttttaaaaataatttacaaaaataaatgtattgttaaaaataacattttggattctattatatgatatattttcatttaaattataattacagaaaatAATCATGTAAATTATTGTTTTTAACAACGtacttaattttgtattattatttttaacaatatacctttttacttattttttgtgttCAACAATATgctttattaaaattattttcagCAATATACTTTTACAAGTATATCGttaaaaataatttacaaaaataaatttattgttaaaaataacattttggattctattacatgatatattttcatttaaattataatttcagaaaataaacatttaaattattGTTTTGAACAACAtacttaattttgtattattatttttaacaatatacctttttacttattttttgtgttcaacaatatgcttttttaaaattattttcagCAATATACTTTTACAAGTATATTGttaaaaataatttacaaaaataaatgtatcgtTAAAAATAAGATTTTGGATTCTATTACATgatatattttcatttaaattataatttcagaaaataaacatttaaattattgtttttaacaacgtacttaattttgtattattatttttaacaatatacctttttacttattttttgtgttCAACAATATgctttattaaaattattttcagCAATATACTTTTACAAGtatattgttaaaataaatttattgttaaaaataacattttggattctattacatgatatattttcatttaaattataatttcagaaaataaacatttaaattattgtttttaacaacgtacttaattttgtattattatttttaacaatatacctttttaattattttttgtgttcaacaatatgcttttttaaaattattttcagCAATATACTTTTACAAGTATATTGttaaaaataatttacaaaattaaatgtattgttaaaaataacattttggattctattacatgacatattttcatttaaattataatttcagaaaataaacatttaaattattGTTTTGAACAACAtacttaattttgtattattatttttaacaatatacctttttacttattttttgtgttCAACAATATGCTTTATTAAAATTAATTTCAGCAATATACTTTTACAAGTATATTGttaaaaataatttacaaaaataaatttattgttaaaaataacattttggattctattacatgatatattttcatttaaattataatttcagaaaataaacatttaaattattGTTTTGAACAACAtacttaattttgtattattatttttaacaatatacctttttacttattttttgtgttCAACAATATgctttattaaaattattttcagCAATATACTTTTACAAGTATATTGttaaaaataatttacaaaaataaatgtattgttaAAAATGACATTTTGGATTCTATTACATG from Entelurus aequoreus isolate RoL-2023_Sb linkage group LG17, RoL_Eaeq_v1.1, whole genome shotgun sequence encodes the following:
- the tesca gene encoding tescalcin a isoform X1 — protein: MGGSQARPEQNQYQDLVHKTGFSLEQIKNLHKRFRQLSENEETISRENLESVVSLANNPIKKQIIEAFFDKRNQGQDEAGSSQEIGFEQFLKVMAHFRPPTLKTSPEEREAMRKEKLRFLFNMHDTDSDGTITLAEYRTVVEELLSRSGTMGQEAARAIADAAMLEVASTNVPHMAPDDFYEGITFEHFEQILKGLEMESRMHIRFLDVDTTTMRCGKSTS
- the tesca gene encoding tescalcin a isoform X2 — translated: MGGSQARPEQNQYQDLVHKTGFSLEQIKNLHKRFRQLSENEETIRENLESVVSLANNPIKKQIIEAFFDKRNQGQDEAGSSQEIGFEQFLKVMAHFRPPTLKTSPEEREAMRKEKLRFLFNMHDTDSDGTITLAEYRTVVEELLSRSGTMGQEAARAIADAAMLEVASTNVPHMAPDDFYEGITFEHFEQILKGLEMESRMHIRFLDVDTTTMRCGKSTS